Within Limnothrix sp. FACHB-406, the genomic segment TTATCTTAATCGAGTTTCCTCAATAATACCCGCCCCCTAAGGCGCATCTGGTAAATTTGGCATGATTCAGCAGTCACCCGATCGCTCTGCCCGATCGCCCTGCTTGAACCGCGCCTGAATCCTGCCTGAACCCCCTTGGGCATTGGTGAGGCCGCTCTGGGCCTGTCGGCTGCCCAAGCCACCATCTACCACCGTTGACTGTCGTGATCGCCCTATGACTGCTCCCAGTCTTTCTGCCCCACCCAACAGCCCGCCCGAAGCGCCCTCCCGCCGTCAACTTTGGAAGGCGGCGATTAAACTGCCCATGTATACCGTGGCAGTGATGCCGATTCTATTGGGATCCGCCATCGCCGCCTTTGAAACCAAACGGCTGAATGGGGGAATTTTGGCCCTGTTTTTAGGGGCGGCCATTGCCATTATTGCTTGGTTGAATCTAACCAATGATGTGTTTGATTCTGATACGGGCATTGATGTGAATAAAGCCCATTCCGTGGTGAATTTAACCGGTAACCGATCGCTGGTTTTTGCGATCGCTAATCTATTTTTAGTGGCTGGAATTGCATCCATTGGGGCGATCGCTTGGCTCCAACAGGATTGGACGGTTTTGGCAATCATTTTAGCCAGTTGTGTTTTGGGCTATAGCTATCAAGGGCCGCCCTTTCGCTTTGGCTATTTAGGGTTGGGAGAACCCATCTGTTTTGTCACCTTTGGGCCCATGGCCCTGGCCGCTGCTTACTATAGCCAAACCCAAAGTTGGTCGCTGTTGAATTGGGGCGCGTCCGTCTTTATGGGCATCACCACCAGCCTCATTTTGTTCTGTTCCCATTTCCATCAGGTGGCGGATGATTTGCGGGCGGGCAAACGATCGCCCGTGGCCCGGCTGGGCACGGCTCGATCGGCCGCCCTGCTGCCCTGGTTTTGTGGCACAGCCTTTGGAGTAGTGGTGGCGGGAGTCCTGTGGGGGGCTTTCCCCCTTTGGACGTTGCTCACGGGTTTGAGCTTGCCGATCGCCCTGCATTTGTGTCGGCATGTGGGGCAACACCACGACCAGCCCGATCGGGTCAGCAACAGCAAATTCATCGCCGTCAAATTTCATTTTTGGAGCGGTTTAGCCCTCAGTGGCGGTTTTCTGTTGGGGGCTTGGTTACAGTAGTGGCCAACCCCCCGGCCTAAAATCAGGAGGAAACTGGTGCGATCGAATCGCTTGAATGTGCAATTTCGATATTACGAACGCAACTTTGTGCGTCCGTTACAAACCAGCTATGGCAGTTGGGCCAAGCGCGAAGGAATTGTGGTGCGGCTGCGAGATGAAGCCGATCGATTCGGTTGGGGAGAAATCGCACCCTTGCCTTGGTTTGGCACTGAAACCCTGGAGCAGGCGATCACCTTTTTACGATCGCTGGATGGGGAAATTTCACCGGCTCAACTGTGGCAAATTCCAGACACTTTGCCCTGTTGTCAATTTGCCCTGGAATCGGCCTTCAAAAGCCTGGCCAACGATCGGGAACCGGCCCCCTTTACCCTCCCGCCCGATCGCTTGGCGGCCCTGTTACCGGCCGGTGAACGGGTGTTGAGCAGTTGGCAAACTCCCTGGACAGCCGGCCATCGCACCTTCAAGTGGAAAATTGGCGTTTTTGCCAGCGAATTGGAATGGGGCTGGTTTGCACAATTGTTGGGGAACCTGCCGCCGGAAGGCCGGTTGCGACTGGATGCCAACGGGGCGCTCACGGAGGCCGCCTGTCGCGGCTGGCTGGAACGGTGCGACGGAGCGGGCGATCGGGTGGAATTTTTGGAACAGCCCCTGGCCCAGGTGGCTCCCATGCAGGCGATCGCCCCCCATTTCCGCACCCCGATCGCCCTTGATGAATCGGTGACCCAGTTCAAACACCTGCAAGCCGCCGTCCAAGGGGGCTGGCGCGGTTTGTTTGTTCTGAAACCCAGCATTGCCGGATTTCCCAGTCGCCTTCAGGCCACCATTCAAACCCGCGGCCTCGATTGCGTGTTTTCTTCGGTGTTTGAAAGTTTTGTGGGCCAAGGGGCTGCGCTGCGGTTGGCGGAAGTGGGGGCGCGGCCTGGGAGCGCAAGGGCCTTGGGCTTTGGGGTGGGCAGTTGGCTGGATCCCTTGCCCCCGCGCTGGTTGGAAGGCCTATGGAACCGGCGATCCTAACGCCCGATTTGGCCTGGGCCGCGCCCGATCGCTGGTTGGCCACATTGCGCGATCGAACAGCGGCCGGCTGGCTGTGGGGCATTGAGGCCGAGGCGCTGCTGCGGGCCACGGAGGAACGAGCGGCGGCCCTGGCGCGATCGGGCTGCAAGGGAACCCAACGGCGAATTTTGCTGTTGGAATCGGAGCCATTGCCCTTTTTGGCGGGATTTTTCGCGGCCGTTGCCCAAGGCTGCTCCGTTTTTTTAGGTAATGCCCAATGGAGCACCGCTGAACGAACCCAGGTGCTGACTTGGTTGCAGCCCGATCGACTCTGGGAAAACCAGGGCGAAACCATCCTAGATAAGCCCCCGGGCGATCGTGCTCCCTTGCCCCCGACGGCGGAACCTTGGATTGGGCTACCCACGGGCGGCACATCGGGCCAAATCCGCTTTGCACTGCACCAACCCCGATCGCTAGCCGCTTCCGTGGCCGGCTTTTGCGCTTATTTTGCGGAAGATTGGCCCGGCCCCCAAACCCACAGCACCCTTTGCACCTTGCCCCTGTGCCATGCCAGCGGGTTAATGCAGGTCTTGCGTTGCTTTTGGGGCGGCGGCCGGTTAGCCCTGGCTCCGATCGCCCAAGGATTGCGCTTGGGGTCGATCGGGTTTTTGTCCCTGGTTCCCACCCAGCTCCTGCGGCTGCTGGGGCCAGAAACCCCGTGGCTCCAGCAATTTCGCGTGATTCTGTTGGGGGGCGCGCCCGCCTGGCCGGCCCTGCTGGATCAAGCCCAAGCGGTGGGGGTGCGGCTGGCTCCCACCTATGGCTCCACGGAAACCGCCTCCCAGGTGGCCACCCTGCGGCCCGCTGAATTTCTGGCCGGGGCCCGAGGGGCAGGACAGGTGTTGCCCCATGCGACGGTGGCGATCGAGTCAAACTGGGCCCACGATTCCCTTGGGAACAGCTCAACCCTTGGCCGAGTGGCGATCGCGGGGAATTCCTTGGCGGCCGGCTATCTGAGCGCCCCAGGGTTTACCCCTCTGGACACCACTGCCACGGGGCAATTCCTGACGGATGATCTGGGCTATTTTGACGGGGCCCAACGGCTGCATTTGGTGGGCCGCGCCAGCCACAAAATTATCACCGGGGGCGAAAATGTCTATCCCGCCGAGGTGGAAGCGGCCCTTTGGGAGACGGGATGGGTGGTTGATGTGGTGGTGTTGGGGTTGCCCGATCGGGAATGGGGACAGGCGATCGGGGCGGCCTATGTGCCGGTGAACGCCATGATCACGCCCAATCAACTGCGATCGGCCTTGGGCGATCGGCTCAGTCGCTACAAAATTCCCAAACGCTGGCTACCCCTAACCCAGATTCCCCGCAACGCCCAAGGCAAGGTCGATCGGCTGGCCTTAGCCGCTCAGTTTCGCCCATTCGGTTAAACCAAGCCGGTGGACTCGCCTGCTCGCCACAGCCAAGGATAACCACGGGATTCAGGCGAATCAGAGAAATTTCGAGGAAGATGATTAATGAGCACTTAATCTTCCCCTTTTCCTGATCATGATTCATGTTCAGTCTCGTTGTGCTGGGTTTGGACTAACCCACATGGGTCTTGTTTTGGCTGGTTTGTTGGCAGGGGTGACGCTCGGAGCTTTGCCGGGCTGGGCGATCGAACCGCTTCAGCCGATCACCCGCCGGGCCAATCCCACCCTGAGCCAAACCCAGCAGCAACCCAAACAAGCCAGACCCCCCGTGCGGGGCGATCGACCGATCAATGGCCGCGGGCGTGGGGCCGGGAGCTATAGCGGTTGCACCATGGAGGGGGCGGCGGATCCGGCCAAGCTGCTGGTGGCGCTGGTTCCACAGGTTGTTTGGGAAAATGGGGAAACGGTGGTTTTGGGCGAAACCCGCCATGCTCAGCCTGGGTTGTGGTTTTATGTGGGCTATCCAGCGGGCACGGTGTTGGAATGGGAATTGCAAGATGCGGACGGTTATGCCCTGGATCAGCAGCGCTTGGTGATGGGTTCCCAAGCGGGGCTGTTGCGATTGCCCCTATCGCCCAACGGCCCGGGCCTTGCGCCTAATCGTTTCTATTCCTGGTATTTGCGGGTGAACTGTGCCAATCGACCCGAGGAATCGGTGGACTTTGTGGCGGGCACGATCGTCCATGCGGCCAATGCCAAAACGGAATATTGGTTGGATCAGCTCGATCGGCTCTTGAGTCCCGGCGGCCAAGGGCGATCGCCCCAATTGATAGAACTCTTGGATCAGGAGGGCTTTAGCGATTTACGCGAGGCCCCCTTGGTCGCGCCGCCCCAGCTAGCGCCAGTCACCAATTAGGACAAAGGCGGCCCAATAGTGGGGATCGGCGGCGAGGTCGCCTCGATCGCTCAGCAGTTTCAACTTGGCTTGCTGGAGGGCGCGGGCTTTGGACAGTCCAGCCAGCCACCCCCTGTAAAACTCGCTAAAAAGCCGATTGACCGCATCATCGGCGGGAATATTCCACAGGGAAGACACCAGACTACGCGCACCCGATCGCACCGCCAGCCCTGCTAAACCCAAGGTTTCGTAGCGATCGCCCGTGGCCGTTTGGCAAGCGGACAGGGTGAGCAAATCCAGTGGTTCCGATCGCTTGGCCCGGCGCTCTTTCAGTAACTGATCCAAATCCTCCATGTTGAGCTTGCCTTCCCAGGTCAGCAAGAAAGTGTGATCGCGCTGGGAACTGAATCGCCCATGGGTGGCCAAATGCAACACGGTGATCGGTTGGCTGACCAAGGCTTGGGTCAAGGCCGTGGGCGTAAATTCCTGATTGAGCAAAATTTGCCCCTTCAGCAGTTTTCCCAACTGGGCAAGCTGTTGGGGCACGGGAGCCAGGGCCGGCAAGTCCTCGCGCGATTCGGACAAGCCAGCCCACAGGGCCGGGCCGCGCCGTCCCCGATCGGAGGCTGGATCCAGCTTCACATCAGGGGCGATCGACAAGGCAAAGGATTCCACCAAATAGCGCTCCCCATCAAACAAAGCATCGATCGGCAAGTT encodes:
- a CDS encoding DUF928 domain-containing protein, coding for MGLVLAGLLAGVTLGALPGWAIEPLQPITRRANPTLSQTQQQPKQARPPVRGDRPINGRGRGAGSYSGCTMEGAADPAKLLVALVPQVVWENGETVVLGETRHAQPGLWFYVGYPAGTVLEWELQDADGYALDQQRLVMGSQAGLLRLPLSPNGPGLAPNRFYSWYLRVNCANRPEESVDFVAGTIVHAANAKTEYWLDQLDRLLSPGGQGRSPQLIELLDQEGFSDLREAPLVAPPQLAPVTN
- a CDS encoding o-succinylbenzoate synthase encodes the protein MRSNRLNVQFRYYERNFVRPLQTSYGSWAKREGIVVRLRDEADRFGWGEIAPLPWFGTETLEQAITFLRSLDGEISPAQLWQIPDTLPCCQFALESAFKSLANDREPAPFTLPPDRLAALLPAGERVLSSWQTPWTAGHRTFKWKIGVFASELEWGWFAQLLGNLPPEGRLRLDANGALTEAACRGWLERCDGAGDRVEFLEQPLAQVAPMQAIAPHFRTPIALDESVTQFKHLQAAVQGGWRGLFVLKPSIAGFPSRLQATIQTRGLDCVFSSVFESFVGQGAALRLAEVGARPGSARALGFGVGSWLDPLPPRWLEGLWNRRS
- a CDS encoding AMP-binding protein; translation: MEPAILTPDLAWAAPDRWLATLRDRTAAGWLWGIEAEALLRATEERAAALARSGCKGTQRRILLLESEPLPFLAGFFAAVAQGCSVFLGNAQWSTAERTQVLTWLQPDRLWENQGETILDKPPGDRAPLPPTAEPWIGLPTGGTSGQIRFALHQPRSLAASVAGFCAYFAEDWPGPQTHSTLCTLPLCHASGLMQVLRCFWGGGRLALAPIAQGLRLGSIGFLSLVPTQLLRLLGPETPWLQQFRVILLGGAPAWPALLDQAQAVGVRLAPTYGSTETASQVATLRPAEFLAGARGAGQVLPHATVAIESNWAHDSLGNSSTLGRVAIAGNSLAAGYLSAPGFTPLDTTATGQFLTDDLGYFDGAQRLHLVGRASHKIITGGENVYPAEVEAALWETGWVVDVVVLGLPDREWGQAIGAAYVPVNAMITPNQLRSALGDRLSRYKIPKRWLPLTQIPRNAQGKVDRLALAAQFRPFG
- the menA gene encoding 2-carboxy-1,4-naphthoquinone phytyltransferase translates to MTAPSLSAPPNSPPEAPSRRQLWKAAIKLPMYTVAVMPILLGSAIAAFETKRLNGGILALFLGAAIAIIAWLNLTNDVFDSDTGIDVNKAHSVVNLTGNRSLVFAIANLFLVAGIASIGAIAWLQQDWTVLAIILASCVLGYSYQGPPFRFGYLGLGEPICFVTFGPMALAAAYYSQTQSWSLLNWGASVFMGITTSLILFCSHFHQVADDLRAGKRSPVARLGTARSAALLPWFCGTAFGVVVAGVLWGAFPLWTLLTGLSLPIALHLCRHVGQHHDQPDRVSNSKFIAVKFHFWSGLALSGGFLLGAWLQ